One part of the Nitrososphaerota archaeon genome encodes these proteins:
- a CDS encoding transcription elongation factor NusA, with protein sequence MRLPICSFDAKTGILCPKCESKLRSGHITQSDVEVSIKMSELQEKIPELDKTTLLHATEVDRDLLLIMGKGDHDVIRKNLTLFKKVEGALHRKIWIVEGDASDRQVLEDIFFPIKILMVNVVWLPDGSRLTKVIIPGRRTERFPLDLEQVKNVVKAVRGIDLLVEFERS encoded by the coding sequence TTGCGACTTCCCATCTGCTCATTTGACGCCAAAACCGGAATACTCTGCCCAAAATGCGAGAGTAAGCTCCGGAGCGGTCACATAACACAGTCCGACGTCGAAGTATCCATTAAAATGTCTGAGCTGCAGGAGAAGATACCGGAGCTTGACAAGACAACCCTCCTACATGCAACAGAGGTGGACAGGGATTTACTGCTCATAATGGGCAAAGGAGACCATGATGTAATCCGCAAAAACCTCACACTCTTCAAAAAGGTAGAGGGGGCACTTCACCGCAAAATTTGGATAGTGGAAGGAGATGCATCAGACAGACAGGTTCTTGAAGACATCTTTTTCCCGATAAAAATACTGATGGTTAACGTAGTCTGGCTACCAGACGGAAGCCGACTCACAAAGGTAATTATCCCAGGTCGAAGAACGGAAAGATTCCCACTCGACCTTGAACAGGTTAAGAATGTAGTGAAAGCAGTCAGGGGCATCGACCTCCTAGTCGAGTTCGAGAGATCTTGA
- the aspS gene encoding aspartate--tRNA(Asn) ligase — protein MASDSGDTLLRRTQPVAKVVSDKEKIGSEIVVAGWVEDIRPLGSLIFMTVRDNSGLIQSVFNRKNVPETLFEAVKNIPRQSVVAVRGVLKAGKSPANPVEVQAEEIQVLSEAVHPLPLDPTGRVEALIDTRLDSRALDLRSPKTMAIFKIRHTVLHSIRETLYEEGFWEVNTAKIIGQAAEGGANLFPFSYFEQKAFLAQSPQLYKEQLTMSLGRVFEIANYYRAEKSHTTRHLNEFTSVDIEAAFAGKDDVMKILEKMVVNAVKDVVKQRAAELEALGQRLNVPEAPFTRVTYSQAVKELNSKGVKISEGDDLRDNDLRMLGEIHPEYWWLVDWPASLKPFYIKRTADGKYALSFDLQHGYLELASGGSRVSNPKELEQRLKEADLQIESFESHLKTFQWGMPPHSGWGFGLDRFIMVVTGAKNIREAVLYPRDQFRLTP, from the coding sequence ATGGCTTCTGACTCGGGTGACACGCTCCTCCGCAGAACACAACCTGTTGCAAAGGTTGTTTCAGACAAAGAAAAGATCGGCAGCGAGATAGTGGTAGCAGGCTGGGTTGAGGATATCAGACCTTTAGGCTCACTAATCTTCATGACTGTCCGTGACAACTCAGGGCTCATCCAGAGTGTCTTCAACCGCAAGAACGTTCCGGAAACGCTGTTCGAAGCGGTCAAGAACATCCCGAGGCAGAGTGTTGTCGCGGTTAGAGGCGTATTGAAGGCGGGGAAGAGTCCGGCGAATCCCGTTGAGGTTCAGGCTGAGGAGATACAGGTTCTCTCGGAGGCTGTTCACCCGCTTCCCCTAGACCCAACTGGAAGAGTTGAAGCGTTAATTGATACTCGGTTGGACTCGCGGGCACTGGATCTCCGGAGCCCTAAGACAATGGCCATCTTCAAGATCCGCCACACGGTCCTACACTCAATTAGGGAAACGCTATACGAAGAGGGCTTCTGGGAGGTGAATACAGCCAAGATCATTGGGCAAGCAGCTGAGGGCGGTGCAAACCTGTTCCCGTTCAGCTACTTCGAGCAAAAAGCGTTCCTAGCCCAAAGCCCGCAGCTGTACAAGGAGCAGCTCACAATGTCTCTTGGCAGAGTGTTCGAAATAGCAAACTACTACCGGGCTGAAAAATCTCATACCACTAGGCATCTCAACGAGTTCACCAGCGTAGACATTGAAGCCGCATTCGCGGGGAAGGATGATGTGATGAAAATCCTCGAGAAGATGGTTGTAAACGCGGTCAAAGACGTAGTGAAGCAGCGAGCCGCTGAGCTAGAAGCACTGGGGCAGCGGCTGAATGTGCCTGAAGCCCCCTTCACTCGTGTAACCTACAGTCAAGCAGTCAAAGAGCTGAACAGCAAAGGAGTCAAGATAAGCGAAGGAGATGATTTGCGAGATAATGATCTGAGAATGCTAGGGGAGATCCACCCTGAGTACTGGTGGTTAGTTGACTGGCCAGCCTCGCTGAAACCGTTCTACATCAAACGGACAGCGGACGGCAAATACGCGTTATCATTCGATCTTCAACATGGATACCTTGAACTAGCCTCAGGAGGTAGCCGCGTGTCAAACCCCAAGGAGCTGGAACAGAGACTTAAAGAAGCAGATCTGCAGATTGAAAGCTTCGAATCCCACCTGAAAACCTTCCAGTGGGGAATGCCCCCGCACTCCGGATGGGGCTTCGGACTTGACCGCTTCATAATGGTGGTCACCGGAGCTAAAAACATTCGGGAAGCAGTCCTTTACCCGCGAGACCAGTTCAGACTAACCCCTTAG